The sequence CCAATCTTATCCACATATtaccatgcctagtaaaccagaacaaccatgtaataggaaaagttttAGTATGAAGCACtatgctgctctaaactttgaaggtatttcaggttacccaaatcccataaccacagaaatcagaaagtatttgccGATTTTTAGTgtgaagaaatcagaatcagcgtgtcaacatgtgaaaagagtttcagatttgataggagaatttgaaattcgTTAGAAAcatatatgcatgaaattgtttgttcaatcattgaaagaagatgcaagagattggttttcctttttgctagtgaattctattacctcatgggaagaattgattttagatttcatggatcaattcgatgagaaggtgattgattatgacttgttgaaagaattcacttatatacaaatcaaggaagattaattggtaccaacatttaacatCAAATTTTCATAAGCATTgactaaaatttccagaaagtataggTTTGATGATAcggtatgtctggatgtttatatgagtgcttttggtatgAAGATGGGTTttctattgagaaacaaagaacctaagactttgtatgaagcttttaacacagctaaaGACATTGAAAACAATTTGAGATTCAAGATAGCCAAGAAATTTGTGTCTGCTGTAGTTTCTTGTAAAaataccttcaatggtgaaataccatgtgaagctcaaccaatcattccttgtctaggtgcatcaagctttgcagttccaaatggttttgttgatgcatatgtttcaaatttgaatgagagtcaagatcctcTACTGTTAATGTCAGTTGCCTCTCCCAgcaatgatggaatgattagtgtgcaatgttgtgataatgctaATACGGAGATTGATATATACAAAGGATATGtatcatttgatttgtatgtcggttatgttgactatgtgactgcaaattaccaagttaatcatgcatctcctaaggttaacaataatgaaaattatggtaatgatgaccatcgatctttaaatgttgctgatgtatttgatgttcaaataccaaatactgaaggatcaccaaatgttgttgattatgtaagtgaagttgtgcaatatgatgaaaatcaggtTTTGGTTAAGTCTgagaaatctgaaaatgaaattatgaatgatgttgatgatgtgttcagtgcaagtatacccagtgatgaatgtgtttcagaatggagtggtgttattgattatgaggacaatgagttctattcccagcaccttgaaggtatgcaaatgaacaatgaagatcaatttcagaatgagatcgatcttggcacaagtgtttcacttccttttgatcagcaaatgaatgccagtcataAAGCTGATGATgtttatgagaattcttattattcatcttatgaagatgatataatagaagaccaagttatgtaccttagttatgaatctaaaaatgaaagtgtttttgaagataagaatgtatgtgatagtgctgataatgttctattttcagatttaagtGAACCCACATTGgaatgctttcagaatttcaagtaccatgatgaggatgtgaattttgatagtatgcttgaaccggatATGGAATTCTTTGCTTTTGATACTGATGCTCATGGTGATGATTTTATTGATGAAAAtgctgaagtttccccttgtgttgaacaagtttgtaatgctGATAAAATTCTGAACAAcagtagcatgggttgtaaaaatttacttcatgatgaagacaagaggcatgggttatgtgatgactttttcagaccacaaatggaagtgtttcaggtaGATATAAGcttgaaagagaaagagttagccGAGGATTTGCTTcaaccagaggtatgcattcttttccatgaatgggatgttgagaatgcagaggtttttaGTTTGATATGCAAGGATAGTAtaaggtgtgatcagcatagtgaagtgtcATGTCTAGATTGTAACATGTACATTCCTTATTTGCATCACTTgattagtaatgcccctcattctataaatttaaatggtaataaggcatgtgttgataggaattgcaatgttgagaatgagtgttttatttttcatgttcaacatgatgatgtccttgcaaatggtagaattgattgggatagtgaaatgtatggtatcttgtgggaaggcctctattgtgATTTGTCTTATGATTTTACATGTGTTGAAATagcgtgtgattacaaagttcagaatcagaccAAAGGTAAGAACACCAGCTATtacagtaatgagacaaaagaggctAATTATAAAAGTTATGCTCGGTTGTTATTGAGAGGTGCCTCTATTTGGATCAGgatatcaagagatgaaaatcagGTTTTTGACAGAAGTAAATTTTTGTAAGTGAAGCAGTTATAATCAGTTGTGAGcatgtttgtatattttgtacagtcgctttgctttcagttgCGTGGTTTTCAATAAGGTGTCCTGCTGTTTGGATAGAATAAgatgccctgttgtttgggtagaataaggaagccctattttttttgaaatgagatgagaagagaagaatgatccatctTTTggatggtctgcttaaccaaagatatctggattcttgtgttgatcttacaatcaaccatccctagtcaaagCCACTAttaggactcattaaatttgagtcaacttTAGAGGCCCAactcaaaattttgctctgcatgtcaaaaacgtacctaaatgagtcagtttgaagggcctagtttgcgagagggcaaaatggagccagttgatctctagagggtaaggctcgggattcatgtcctacaccttttatttggcctattcagtgatgtgcaattttttagagttcaatttggataagtttatgaggtacccattttgaggggtgagctgaaagtgcattttaggcataaatgcagattttattgagtagcctactttgagcgatgacatctttttccctgttgatcatcatggataatttcaaaatggattcaattctatgcataaatgtgagtcagcctgcaaaatttcaagtcctaacgaatccatttgctcagttttcaaagccaaatccattcgcagtttgtgtggtttgactagtccatgtttcgatagctagtcggagccctatttcacataagtgtaaaagttgcctcagtaagtgtcatgccataatgttttttccaggctaatgttggtataaattatgagctacgtttcaaatttcaagcctctgtcaatccatTTGATCGATTTTCAAAgagttcatttagccatcgttttcagttatccgtaaTTTTAGTGCTATATTAGTTAATGTATCCATTTTCATAAGCGCACtgtttgcatcctatcagtcttgTGATTGAAATGATATTTCTAagttttagtatgtacttcaaggtacctgtgtttcaaatttgagggcctacggagctcgtttggtatttttgagaaaggcatcatgtgctgccagaacattgacttcatcaggtccacagtgtcaaCAAAGCTAgttgtgcattttcaaaaattaatatttctttacTCAGGACTcgtcttgaaaaaccatttggtagagttcatccttgtatatcagagtacatgcctatcagatggtgaggtccagaaaggtgttttgaccactttgaaaattacgtcttcgcgattaaatgcaaaaatgtggcataattgcctgaaagttgtaaaattcaattttatgatctGAAAACGGTGTCGATTGCTTCtagaggtatgggtaaggttctTGAAGCCttttagaggtcagttgcatgaaaacaaaaaaaaatttagtcgaacccactttggggcccgacctggctcatgcctgtgtaGTGTTATTTTACTGGTGACTTGGTTCACTGGGAGAATTTCATAATGTTGAAATGCGGATTTTTATCACGAGACATGTCATAAGAGTTGAGAAGACTATAGAACTCCATGCAAATTCAGATTGGTGATTTTAATGCCAAATCTTCCTTCAGCGATAGAGAAGAGACATTTTTAAAAAGGTGCACCTAGCAGATGATGTGGCACTTTAGAGAGGACAATGAAATTCAAAGCAAATTAATCATTGTATTTGGAGGAGAGGCATTTTAAAAAAGGAATATGTGCAACATCAAACATTGGATTTAGGAATGATCTTCCATCAAAACTTCCTGCTAGCATGCCATATTCTCAACATTGGGATGGAGTGTGGAATGAACTACACTCACAACAAACAAGCCACATGTTACTAGAGCAAAGCTTCCCAATTTTTTCGAGCTCATTTAAAGGAATTTGTGCTATTGATCTATAAAACAACCTAAAAATAGGCACACCTTGAATTAAGttgaaaagaaaatacaagaaagtAGAAAAGAGGAAGATCAACGCCATAATCATCTCACTCAAAACCATAAACAATCCAAGAGCCAATCATACCATGAACATGAGATCAAAAGTAATCTTattcattatcaacatcattcattaacatttattaagataaattataatcttataatctTTTTGAGTCATTGAATTTGTTGAAATAACAATTTTTAATTTTGATACAACAAATATATcccatttttctaatattttccaaaaattcctttcATAAAATCATATCAATAACATCACCACTTAGTGAAATATTATCTCCTAAATTAATATCTCAAGAAATTGAAATATTATCAACTAAAATCACCTGTTTGGAACATTTTCCGTTGTTAAAAGAAACTAAAGTACTATGTATTCTATCTGTTGACTGGCACCAAACATTATTAAACAATATATGCAAAACTAAATTTCTAATACAAGTAATTTTATCCTTTTTCATACTataaaatttaattgatttcttATTTGAAATCTCCCTCGTCACCAATTTGTTTCTTCTCACATTAATcagattcatcttcttcttctgtaGTAATAAGGACATGTctttatttctttttgttttggCATGTCTTCTACTTTCAACTTTCATGTCTAAGGTAATTAGATGTTGGATGAAAATTTTCAGCTTATAATTTCAGCATTCTACACACCATTCTGTGCTATGTGTCACTGAAAGGGAGAAGAAAAAGTACTCTGTGCATCTGATATATACTGCAGGATGGAGGATATCATTACGGAAGAGCAATGGAGCACTTTTGATGAGCAAGTTTTACTAGATTGCTACGAAGACTATGCGGATTTTGCAGATTTTACTGATGTGGCCTCCGTAGAAATTGAATCAAATCACACGCAGCTGTGTACATGGACCGATCTATTCGTAGACGATGGAGTAGAACACTGTTGGTCCCCGTCACAAATCCATTCCATTGAAGAGGAGTTAGGGAAAATCATAAGAAGTCCCCATCAATGTGAAGAGTCAATGATCCGGCCCGAAAATGGCGTGTATAGGGTGCGTAGTTGTTCTGGTGATCAAAATGCTGTAAATTATGATTACAGTTCAGGCAACACGAATGTTAGCTTTGGCTGTGATGGCTTCATGCCGTCTAGTACTATGGATTCAGAAGAATACAAGGGACTACGACTTGTGCATCTCCTAACGGCTTGTGCTGAGGCAATATCTAATGGTACGCATGATCTTGCTGAGATTATTTTTTGCAAACTAACAGAACTAGTTTCTCCAACAGGAAGTTCTATGGAGAGGGCGGCTTACTATCTCTCCCAGTCCCTACGCCAAGCCCATCTCTGTCAAGTTGATGGTACTGCTGATGATATGTGCCGGCATATCTTCAAGGACTACAATAGTACCACTGAGGACCCCAATTATTTAGGGGCGCTTGCTCTGCTGAACCTGGTTTATCCATAGATCAGGTTTGCACATTTCACGGCCAACCAAAGCATTTTGGAAGCTGTCACTCTTAATGGTTCACACTTGGAAGAGGAGCGGATTCTACACATAATTGATTTTGACATAATAGAGGGCCTGCAGTGGCCGCCATTGATGGAAGCTCTGAAAAATGGTGCCAGTAAGATAAGTGCCCTGAGACTTACAGCTGTTAAATGGGATGCTGATGATGGCTGTGAGAAATTTTCATGCAAAGACACTGGAAGAAGATTGTCCGACTATGCGAGCTCTCTGGGAATTCCGTTTTCTTTCGAAGAAACGGAGCTGGACAATTTGAAATGGAATCTCAGACAAAACGACGATGATGTAATTGCAGTCAACTCTATGTGGGAATTGCCGCATATGCGCAGGCGCAGTAAACAAGATCTAGTAGAGTTTTTCCATGGCGTGAGGCATTTGAAGCCAGCTATTATAACTGTGGGTAGTGGACCTGCCGGCATGGACAACCATGAAAAGCATAACTTCTGCGAGCGTTTCAGTGAATGTTTGAGGAATTTGTGTGTAGTTTTTGACTCTAGTCAAGTGGGATTGCCGGACGAACATGGCCTTGCTCGCGCAAACGTGGAAAGTCTCTTCTTGGGGCCAATGGTTTGCAGATCAATGAATTATACGCCTGATAATCAAGACTACGATTTGGTTCCTGTCATGGACGTTGCTCTGAAGGCTGGCTTCGCCAAACGCGACATCAGCCACACAAATATATCGTACGCAAAATATATTTTAGCAAGCAGTGCTGTAGGTAGTTGGTATATGGTAGAATTGATGGACAAACATAAACTAGTGCTTAAACGGAATTCTAGTTCTTTGGCATGCGTTTCTTCATTTAGGGCTCTTTGATGATTCGGCAAAGACAAAAGGCATGGTAGGTCTTGCCTTCATCTTCCCAATTAAGAACATGCCCAGTAAATTCTTTGAGCCGCATTTTCTTCGTGTAATCCACCTATTTAAATTATGTCAgtggaatatttatttaaattatgtcagtggaatattttaattgactaaattaaatTGTGGAAACATAAGGCATCGTTGTaactttttatatttaattaaaaagaggGTTCGTGGAAGTCTCCTTTCTTTCGGATTATGTCTCAGTCATTGTTTATGCAGATTTATAGGTTTATTATAATAAGTCTATAATTTAAAGCTATTAGATCTATAATTTTGGATTTagtgaataacaaatt is a genomic window of Cryptomeria japonica chromosome 7, Sugi_1.0, whole genome shotgun sequence containing:
- the LOC131078762 gene encoding protein NODULATION SIGNALING PATHWAY 2-like; amino-acid sequence: MEFFAFDTDAHGDDFIDENAEVSPCVEQVDISLKEKELAEDLLQPEGEEKVLCASDIYCRMEDIITEEQWSTFDEQVLLDCYEDYADFADFTDVASVEIESNHTQLCTWTDLFVDDGVEHCWSPSQIHSIEEELGKIIRSPHQCEESMIRPENGVYRVRSCSGDQNAVNYDYSSGNTNVSFGCDGFMPSSTMDSEEYKGLRLVHLLTACAEAISNGTHDLAEIIFCKLTELVSPTGSSMERAAYYLSQSLRQAHLCQVDGTADDMFAHFTANQSILEAVTLNGSHLEEERILHIIDFDIIEGLQWPPLMEALKNGASKISALRLTAVKWDADDGCEKFSCKDTGRRLSDYASSLGIPFSFEETELDNLKWNLRQNDDDVIAVNSMWELPHMRRRSKQDLVEFFHGVRHLKPAIITVGSGPAGMDNHEKHNFCERFSECLRNLCVVFDSSQVGLPDEHGLARANVESLFLGPMVCRSMNYTPDNQDYDLVPVMDVALKAGFAKRDISHTNISYAKYILASSAVGSWYMVELMDKHKLVLKRNSSSLACVSSFRAL